One segment of Paenibacillus sp. FSL R7-0337 DNA contains the following:
- a CDS encoding lipid II flippase Amj family protein: MTNSLLVVCLLTLIIHTAETLSYSVRFAGVKLNKIAIALSLTGIIVLVSRTANMVQGPLTAKFVDYAKADDSFPLLNYLRIIMLASSLGTLIAIALFPTFVGLFARVISKLEIEGSIPKLLTSVTVSQLKNTRKYIRRPKVRLSSFRYLGIPKRFIVMNVFVTAFYTVGVLSSMYAAKLLPAFSTTASQASGLINGIATILLTVFIDPQLGIITHKATENAQYRDQLGKIYVLLMGSRFLGSLLGQALLVPGAFIITWLVKLL, from the coding sequence ATGACGAACAGTTTATTGGTGGTATGTCTGTTGACTCTGATTATTCATACGGCGGAAACCTTGTCGTATTCGGTGCGTTTTGCCGGAGTAAAGCTGAACAAGATCGCTATCGCCTTATCCCTGACCGGAATTATCGTGCTGGTCTCCAGAACCGCAAATATGGTACAAGGCCCCTTAACGGCGAAGTTCGTAGATTATGCCAAAGCTGACGACAGCTTCCCGCTGCTCAACTATCTGCGGATTATTATGCTGGCATCTTCACTGGGTACATTGATCGCCATTGCGTTGTTTCCGACGTTCGTAGGACTATTCGCAAGAGTGATCTCCAAGCTGGAGATTGAAGGCTCCATTCCCAAGCTTCTGACAAGTGTAACGGTCAGCCAGCTCAAGAATACGCGCAAATATATCCGCAGACCGAAGGTCAGGCTGAGCAGCTTCCGGTATCTTGGAATTCCCAAGCGCTTCATTGTGATGAATGTCTTCGTGACGGCCTTCTACACGGTAGGCGTGTTATCCTCAATGTATGCGGCCAAGCTGTTGCCGGCGTTCAGCACCACTGCTTCCCAGGCGTCGGGCCTGATTAACGGGATAGCAACGATACTGCTGACGGTGTTCATCGATCCGCAGCTGGGAATTATCACTCATAAGGCAACCGAGAATGCGCAGTACCGTGACCAGCTCGGGAAGATCTATGTACTCCTGATGGGCTCGCGCTTCCTTGGGTCGCTGCTGGGCCAAGCCCTGCTGGTACCGGGAGCCTTCATCATCACCTGGCTGGTGAAGCTGCTCTAA
- a CDS encoding SDR family NAD(P)-dependent oxidoreductase, protein MTKALVTGATGFLGRHTARRLARMGWEVYAQGRNPEQGKQLEQEGAVFLSGDLRDPETAYSFCREMDVVFHCAALSSPWGKYKEFYTCNVEATSHVVEGCKRHNVGRLVHISTPSVYSSQRSRFGIRESDPLPGRPANAYAATKLIAEQVVRQAAREGLAAFMLRPRAIFGPMDNALFPRLLAANESKGVPLMNGGQARLDLTCVDNVVDAMLLCCEAPVSATGSVYNITNGEPLRFEELVTRLFSLLGLPLHTRRLPYPVAYSAAALMEGIYKVLPIPGEPLLTRYSAAALGISQTLDITLAREQLGYQPRITTDEGLRAFAEWWREQQ, encoded by the coding sequence ATGACCAAAGCGCTGGTAACAGGTGCAACCGGATTTCTTGGACGGCATACCGCCCGGAGGCTGGCCCGTATGGGCTGGGAGGTCTACGCGCAGGGACGCAACCCGGAGCAGGGGAAGCAGCTGGAGCAGGAAGGTGCAGTGTTCCTGTCCGGGGATCTGCGTGACCCGGAGACTGCCTATAGCTTTTGCCGGGAAATGGATGTGGTGTTCCATTGTGCAGCCTTGTCGTCACCCTGGGGCAAATATAAGGAGTTCTATACGTGCAATGTGGAGGCGACAAGCCATGTAGTTGAGGGGTGCAAACGGCATAATGTAGGAAGGCTGGTTCATATCTCCACACCCAGTGTGTATTCCAGCCAGCGGTCCCGCTTCGGCATCCGGGAGAGTGATCCGCTTCCCGGGCGTCCGGCCAATGCTTATGCCGCAACGAAGCTGATTGCCGAGCAGGTTGTCCGTCAGGCAGCTCGAGAAGGGCTTGCCGCCTTCATGCTCCGGCCCAGAGCCATATTCGGCCCTATGGACAACGCTTTGTTCCCCCGGCTGCTGGCAGCGAATGAGAGTAAGGGGGTGCCGCTGATGAATGGCGGACAGGCGAGGCTTGACCTCACATGCGTAGATAATGTAGTCGATGCCATGCTGCTCTGCTGTGAAGCCCCGGTCTCTGCAACCGGCAGCGTCTATAATATTACCAATGGTGAGCCGCTAAGGTTCGAAGAGCTGGTTACCCGGCTATTCTCACTGCTCGGGCTGCCGCTGCACACCCGTCGATTGCCCTACCCGGTAGCTTATTCCGCAGCGGCCCTGATGGAGGGGATCTACAAGGTACTGCCTATCCCGGGTGAGCCGCTGCTGACCCGTTATTCTGCAGCCGCACTCGGCATCTCCCAGACACTGGATATTACACTGGCCCGTGAGCAGCTGGGTTATCAACCGCGTATAACAACAGACGAGGGACTTCGCGCCTTTGCAGAATGGTGGAGGGAACAGCAATGA
- a CDS encoding beta-ketoacyl-ACP synthase III, which yields MQLRHVKIKGTGKYLPERVVSDAELDKILGTTPGWVNKITGVGTRHYVGTDETASFMGARAAEAALADAGLSFSEVDCLVCTSGTKEQPLPSTAVFIQQAMGQADSGVPAFDIDATCLSFLVGLDVMSYMVEAGRYKNVLLVATEIASVGLNWQDKESSALFGDGAAAVVIGPAEAGDSSQILHASLKTYSSGARYSEIAGGGTRLHPQNYTAEDALPYLFHMDGQAIFRKASKLLPDFIADMLGATGNKMDDFALVIPHQGSAMAMRLLRKKLGIAEDRFLDNTAGHGNTIAASIPMGLHEAVRQGRISRGDRIMLIGTAAGLSLGGMIIEY from the coding sequence ATGCAGCTTAGACATGTGAAAATAAAAGGAACAGGCAAATATTTGCCGGAGCGTGTAGTTAGTGATGCAGAGCTTGATAAGATCCTTGGCACAACACCGGGCTGGGTGAACAAAATCACCGGCGTCGGCACCCGTCATTACGTGGGAACCGATGAAACCGCCTCCTTCATGGGCGCAAGAGCCGCTGAAGCAGCCCTCGCCGACGCAGGCCTCAGCTTCAGTGAGGTCGATTGTCTGGTATGTACGAGCGGAACCAAGGAGCAGCCGCTGCCGAGTACCGCTGTGTTCATTCAGCAGGCCATGGGGCAGGCGGATTCCGGTGTCCCGGCTTTTGATATTGATGCGACTTGTCTCAGCTTTCTGGTAGGGCTTGATGTGATGTCCTACATGGTGGAAGCGGGCAGATATAAGAATGTGCTGCTGGTGGCTACTGAGATTGCATCCGTAGGGCTGAACTGGCAGGATAAGGAGAGCTCAGCCTTGTTCGGTGACGGAGCGGCGGCAGTGGTGATCGGGCCTGCGGAGGCCGGAGATTCCTCGCAGATTCTCCATGCCTCCCTCAAGACCTACAGCAGCGGGGCGCGTTATTCGGAGATTGCCGGAGGCGGGACCAGACTGCATCCCCAGAATTATACAGCCGAGGATGCGCTGCCTTATCTGTTCCATATGGATGGACAGGCTATATTCCGCAAAGCGTCCAAGCTGCTTCCGGATTTCATTGCTGACATGCTGGGCGCCACAGGCAATAAGATGGACGACTTCGCGCTGGTCATTCCCCATCAGGGCAGTGCAATGGCTATGCGTCTCCTGCGTAAAAAGCTGGGTATTGCCGAGGACCGCTTCCTCGACAATACCGCAGGCCATGGCAATACGATTGCAGCATCCATCCCGATGGGGCTGCATGAAGCGGTCCGTCAGGGCCGTATATCGCGCGGAGACCGGATCATGCTGATCGGCACGGCGGCAGGGCTGTCTCTGGGAGGCATGATTATTGAGTACTGA
- a CDS encoding putative ABC transporter permease, with product MTPLLLQQSYSMVAAASPYLFYFTVYSFLGWVLEGSYNLYSTGTFRKEGFLKGPFKPMYGCAPLLLLAAHEIRLSFPIILLLALIVPTAVEYVSGWLLKGIFHRQWWDYSGMPVQLQGHICLKFSLYWWGLSLLCLYGLQPLVNFLYLYLERVWIPVLPIALLLFTADLLWTFRTRRRGLQLLDHLLEPPELGEG from the coding sequence ATGACACCTTTACTTTTACAGCAAAGTTACAGTATGGTGGCTGCGGCAAGCCCCTATCTGTTCTATTTCACTGTATATTCGTTCTTGGGATGGGTCCTTGAAGGCAGCTATAACCTCTACAGCACTGGGACCTTTCGGAAAGAAGGCTTCCTCAAAGGGCCATTCAAGCCGATGTATGGCTGCGCACCGCTGCTGCTGCTGGCAGCACATGAAATTAGGCTTTCCTTTCCGATAATCCTGCTGCTTGCGTTGATTGTCCCCACGGCGGTTGAATATGTCAGCGGCTGGCTGCTTAAGGGGATTTTTCATAGACAGTGGTGGGATTATTCAGGGATGCCGGTTCAGCTGCAAGGGCATATCTGCCTGAAATTCTCGCTGTATTGGTGGGGACTGTCACTACTTTGCCTCTATGGCCTGCAACCGCTGGTAAACTTCCTCTACCTGTATTTGGAACGGGTATGGATACCAGTGCTGCCCATCGCCCTGCTGCTATTCACAGCGGATCTGCTGTGGACGTTCCGCACCCGCCGACGCGGGCTGCAATTACTGGATCATCTGTTGGAACCACCAGAGCTTGGCGAAGGTTGA
- a CDS encoding DUF4362 domain-containing protein, with product MITHFDQLDLDRITEMIHRFKEGKGDYFTMLQWGVDSGPYIHDFYNDGRVLHWTVDNSRDWAGDGGKIEYVCRAIRLAETKEYYRVELTDCENQSDDFVVHPVSFRKDEL from the coding sequence TTGATTACACATTTTGATCAGCTGGATTTGGACAGAATTACAGAAATGATACATAGATTTAAGGAAGGCAAGGGAGATTACTTCACCATGCTTCAGTGGGGTGTTGACAGCGGGCCGTATATTCATGATTTCTACAACGATGGCAGGGTACTGCACTGGACGGTGGACAACAGCCGGGACTGGGCAGGAGACGGCGGGAAGATTGAGTATGTATGCAGAGCGATCCGGCTTGCCGAGACTAAGGAATACTATAGGGTAGAGCTGACGGATTGTGAGAATCAATCGGATGATTTCGTGGTTCATCCGGTTTCTTTCCGCAAGGATGAGCTATAG
- a CDS encoding MBL fold metallo-hydrolase → MITEIPVGLSILSAGYCLHPERLTLRGGTLKPVAFPAGYALIRHPEYGPILFDTGYSARFFQETASLPASLYRKITPVVYKEEESAVRRLQAGGISPEEVRYVVLSHFHADHIGGVRDFPQAQYIYLQKSYDGVIGLGPVRATKAGFLPGLLPEDFRLRSIPVDEASAKRALPQGLPFTEAYDLLGDGSLLAVELSGHAAGMIGVFVSTGEHDYLLCADTVWSSRAFRENRKPHPAAGLIMSSRTEYHRNFERLRQLHEQFPLLRIVPSHCREALAHWGTGSVT, encoded by the coding sequence ATGATTACAGAAATTCCAGTTGGATTATCTATATTGTCTGCGGGCTATTGCCTGCATCCCGAGCGGCTGACGCTGCGCGGAGGCACACTGAAGCCGGTTGCCTTCCCGGCAGGTTATGCCCTGATCCGGCATCCGGAATACGGACCCATCCTGTTCGATACAGGCTACAGCGCGCGTTTCTTCCAAGAGACAGCAAGTCTGCCAGCCTCTCTATACCGCAAGATCACTCCGGTTGTCTACAAGGAGGAAGAGAGTGCAGTGCGGCGGTTGCAGGCAGGCGGGATCTCGCCGGAAGAGGTGCGGTATGTGGTGCTGTCGCATTTTCATGCCGACCATATCGGTGGGGTACGGGATTTTCCGCAGGCGCAGTATATTTATTTGCAGAAATCTTACGATGGCGTAATCGGGCTGGGTCCTGTGCGGGCTACGAAGGCGGGATTCCTGCCCGGATTGCTGCCGGAGGATTTCAGACTCCGCTCCATTCCTGTGGATGAAGCTTCGGCGAAGCGTGCACTGCCGCAAGGCCTTCCGTTCACGGAAGCCTATGATCTGCTCGGAGACGGCAGCCTGCTGGCGGTTGAGCTGTCAGGCCACGCCGCCGGGATGATCGGCGTATTCGTCTCCACCGGTGAGCATGATTATCTGCTCTGCGCAGATACGGTCTGGTCGAGCCGGGCGTTCCGGGAGAACCGCAAGCCGCACCCGGCAGCAGGCCTGATCATGTCCAGCCGGACAGAATACCACCGCAATTTCGAGCGGCTGCGTCAGCTGCATGAACAATTTCCCCTGCTTCGGATTGTGCCCAGTCATTGCCGCGAGGCGCTTGCGCACTGGGGAACGGGAAGTGTGACATGA
- a CDS encoding DUF2809 domain-containing protein, whose amino-acid sequence MRNSLIRSRMIYCGAVLLAIVLGLGTRAYRNSLPHFVSEHFGDAIWAGMIYLASRVLLVRHPLWMSLALSLGFSFGIEFSQLYQAEWILHVRATTLGSLILGHGFLWVDLVRYTAGILFCWMVDQILQN is encoded by the coding sequence GTGCGGAATTCATTAATACGATCCAGAATGATCTACTGCGGCGCAGTACTGCTAGCCATTGTGCTGGGTCTTGGAACCAGGGCATACAGGAACTCGCTGCCGCACTTTGTCAGCGAACACTTTGGGGATGCGATCTGGGCAGGGATGATCTATCTTGCTTCCCGGGTGCTGCTGGTCCGGCATCCGCTATGGATGTCGCTTGCCCTTAGCCTGGGCTTCAGCTTCGGAATTGAGTTCAGCCAGCTCTATCAGGCAGAGTGGATTCTGCATGTGCGTGCTACAACCCTGGGCAGCTTGATTCTCGGCCACGGCTTCCTCTGGGTTGATCTGGTCCGGTATACAGCCGGAATCCTGTTCTGCTGGATGGTTGATCAAATCTTACAAAATTGA
- a CDS encoding NUDIX domain-containing protein translates to MSMSEYYRELRGKAGNELLMMPSVAAVVRDEQDRILLIRKKDETLWGLPAGAIEPGETLSRALRREVFEETGLMVTPEQIIGVFGGEKFRYEYSNGDQVEYTVIVFECIIVKGQLRSLDGEAEELKFFKEDELPGLTIPYPPKLFVRDDAAPRKVIFD, encoded by the coding sequence ATGTCAATGTCTGAGTATTACCGGGAGCTGAGGGGGAAGGCGGGCAACGAGCTGCTAATGATGCCGTCTGTAGCGGCAGTAGTAAGGGATGAACAGGACAGAATTCTGCTGATCCGTAAAAAGGATGAGACGTTATGGGGCCTTCCGGCCGGAGCTATCGAACCCGGAGAGACACTGTCCAGAGCGCTGCGCAGAGAGGTGTTCGAAGAGACCGGCTTAATGGTGACGCCTGAACAGATTATCGGTGTATTCGGCGGTGAGAAATTCAGATATGAATATAGCAATGGAGATCAGGTAGAGTACACGGTTATTGTATTTGAATGTATCATTGTTAAAGGCCAGCTCAGAAGCCTGGACGGGGAGGCGGAGGAGCTGAAGTTCTTCAAGGAAGATGAGTTGCCCGGGCTAACCATCCCGTATCCCCCGAAGCTGTTCGTGCGGGATGATGCTGCGCCCAGGAAGGTTATATTTGATTGA